From Vicinamibacteria bacterium:
CAGCGAGCCGTCGCCGTGGCCGGTGTCTCTGAGCGAGCGATGGAAGGCGGAAGTGGGCCTCGGCTATGCCACGCCCGTTCTGGTGGGTAGCCGAATCTTTATGTACACCCGACAGAACGAAGACGAG
This genomic window contains:
- a CDS encoding serine/threonine protein kinase is translated as MIHRYLKLASVATLAASAAPISQAQDWPQWRGPSRDGAVTSFSEPSPWPVSLSERWKAEVGLGYATPVLVGSRIFMYTRQNEDE